One part of the Thermococcus radiotolerans genome encodes these proteins:
- a CDS encoding Na(+)/H(+) antiporter subunit B, giving the protein MKMSTVVRSTTKMISPFLVTYAAYIMLYGHLSPGGGFQGGVILAVAVILLITSHGYKKVRKRFKFNWASLIESSAGAMLVLLGIAGIAFGAFYSNFLPTEGGVIVPFNVIVGLEVGAAFTFVFYILLRWVESD; this is encoded by the coding sequence GTGAAGATGAGCACCGTCGTGAGGAGCACCACCAAGATGATAAGCCCGTTCCTGGTCACCTACGCAGCGTACATCATGCTCTACGGCCATCTAAGCCCGGGGGGCGGCTTCCAGGGAGGGGTGATTCTCGCGGTCGCGGTCATACTCCTCATAACCTCGCACGGCTACAAAAAGGTTCGGAAGAGGTTCAAGTTCAACTGGGCGAGCCTGATAGAGAGCTCCGCCGGAGCGATGCTCGTTCTGCTGGGAATCGCCGGGATAGCCTTTGGGGCGTTCTACTCCAATTTCCTCCCGACGGAGGGCGGAGTAATAGTGCCGTTCAACGTCATCGTTGGCCTTGAGGTCGGCGCCGCCTTCACCTTCGTCTTCTACATACTGCTGAGGTGGGTTGAAAGTGATTAG
- a CDS encoding cation:proton antiporter subunit C — protein MISPEQAGVIIMLVGIYGLMAKREPIKLVLSINVVSLGLVLFFIGLAYSPGKDVPIMPTDPVDPLPATLMLTTLVVDIAITSLALAIIIRMRRDGS, from the coding sequence GTGATTAGCCCGGAGCAGGCGGGAGTTATCATAATGCTGGTAGGGATATACGGCCTGATGGCCAAGAGGGAGCCGATAAAGCTAGTACTTTCCATAAACGTGGTTTCTCTGGGCTTAGTGCTCTTCTTCATCGGCTTAGCGTACTCCCCCGGAAAGGACGTCCCCATAATGCCGACGGATCCGGTTGACCCGCTTCCTGCAACGCTGATGCTGACGACGCTCGTCGTTGACATCGCCATAACTTCGCTCGCTTTGGCCATAATAATCCGCATGCGGAGGGACGGCTCATGA
- a CDS encoding proton-conducting transporter transmembrane domain-containing protein gives MIPLMVAFPLLFGFIIVILDTLRAKKILIKASFILGAVLPAGIFLVGNGREIVGGWSRVAGIEVGIGEINAPFIAGELMLFTVVAFYSLSYFDFRDKKTAKALVLFLLMHAGLLGAFLARDFFNFYIYMEIASVSAFALVAFSEEPGSKKAAFKYLILSLLASYLFIFAIGVIYMETGYLNVELVAENALPSRELSTALGVAFASLLLKAGIFPLHGWLPDAHSKAPTPVSALLSGLVVKAPAYGMILLFSALPVGESLKTAAMMVAVASIFFGIVMALLQKDAKRLLAYHTVSQMGYVLLGIATFNFIGAAYYALAHSLFKGGLFLSVGSLGTRSRKLGEFGYRNAPLMAFSVLMLSLAIGGVSPFIGSYAKGLISSGLEGGLKWTVLAGTIGTLVSFTKLNYHLSRGETEDLRPSWKLSSLVLALTTLGAGLYLGAGLKPTDVIYIAAAVLTFFGLRALGVFEREVESEAKDVGRDVNVLAAVFVTFMLAVLLLQWP, from the coding sequence ATGATTCCCCTGATGGTGGCCTTCCCGCTCCTGTTTGGGTTCATAATCGTCATCCTGGACACCCTGCGGGCGAAGAAGATTCTAATAAAGGCATCCTTCATCCTCGGCGCCGTTCTCCCGGCCGGGATTTTTCTCGTGGGAAATGGAAGGGAAATCGTGGGGGGTTGGAGCAGGGTGGCAGGGATAGAGGTAGGAATCGGTGAAATCAACGCCCCGTTCATCGCGGGCGAGCTGATGCTCTTCACCGTCGTTGCCTTCTATTCCCTCTCATACTTCGATTTCAGGGACAAAAAGACCGCCAAAGCCCTTGTCCTATTTCTCCTGATGCACGCGGGTTTGCTGGGGGCGTTTTTGGCGAGGGATTTCTTCAACTTCTACATCTACATGGAGATTGCCTCGGTTTCGGCCTTCGCCCTGGTTGCCTTCTCCGAGGAGCCCGGCTCGAAAAAGGCGGCCTTTAAGTACCTCATCCTATCCCTCCTCGCTTCGTACCTCTTCATCTTCGCGATAGGCGTGATATACATGGAGACCGGCTACCTCAACGTCGAGCTCGTCGCTGAGAACGCCCTCCCGAGCAGGGAACTCAGCACCGCCCTCGGAGTGGCCTTTGCGTCACTCCTCCTGAAGGCTGGCATCTTCCCCCTCCACGGCTGGCTGCCCGATGCCCATTCGAAGGCCCCAACCCCAGTTAGTGCCCTCCTGAGCGGGCTCGTGGTCAAGGCGCCCGCTTACGGGATGATTCTTCTCTTCTCGGCTCTGCCCGTTGGTGAGAGCCTGAAAACCGCCGCCATGATGGTGGCGGTTGCTTCCATATTCTTTGGCATCGTCATGGCGCTCCTCCAGAAAGATGCGAAGAGGCTCTTGGCCTACCACACGGTCTCCCAGATGGGCTACGTGCTCCTTGGAATAGCCACCTTCAATTTCATCGGGGCCGCTTACTACGCCCTCGCCCATTCCCTCTTCAAGGGTGGCCTCTTCCTGAGCGTTGGGAGCCTTGGAACGAGGTCGAGGAAATTGGGTGAGTTCGGCTATAGGAACGCTCCACTCATGGCCTTCTCGGTGCTGATGCTCAGCCTCGCCATAGGAGGGGTTTCGCCCTTCATAGGTTCCTACGCCAAGGGATTGATATCATCGGGTCTCGAGGGCGGATTGAAGTGGACCGTTTTGGCCGGGACGATAGGAACGCTCGTTTCATTCACCAAGCTGAACTACCACCTCTCGAGGGGAGAAACGGAAGACCTCAGGCCCTCTTGGAAGCTCTCCTCACTGGTACTTGCTTTAACCACCCTAGGCGCCGGCCTCTACCTCGGTGCGGGGCTCAAGCCGACAGACGTCATCTACATCGCCGCCGCGGTGCTCACCTTCTTTGGGCTGAGGGCTCTGGGTGTCTTCGAGAGGGAAGTAGAGAGCGAAGCAAAGGACGTTGGAAGGGATGTAAACGTCCTGGCGGCGGTTTTTGTGACCTTCATGCTGGCGGTGCTCCTACTCCAGTGGCCTTAA
- a CDS encoding ACT domain-containing protein, with protein MRHYEIVRIRENGKVELPRDYAYELGMVEGAYFLLEIDTDLNEVHMERIALPGKRLVEVELVVEDRPGVLAKISGLFGRHGANILFSEAEELSSIGLAGIVAVIDVSGMRGTLEELRGELESLDVVREIALRPLE; from the coding sequence ATGAGGCACTACGAGATAGTTCGTATACGGGAGAACGGCAAGGTTGAGCTTCCCAGGGATTACGCCTACGAGCTCGGCATGGTGGAGGGCGCGTATTTTCTCCTCGAGATAGACACCGACCTGAACGAGGTTCACATGGAGCGGATAGCGCTCCCGGGAAAGAGGCTCGTGGAGGTTGAGCTCGTCGTCGAGGACAGACCCGGAGTTTTGGCGAAGATAAGCGGACTCTTCGGAAGGCACGGGGCCAACATACTTTTCAGCGAGGCCGAGGAGCTCTCTTCCATCGGGCTGGCCGGAATCGTCGCGGTCATAGACGTGAGCGGGATGCGTGGAACACTGGAGGAACTAAGGGGGGAGCTTGAATCGCTGGACGTCGTGAGGGAGATTGCCTTAAGGCCACTGGAGTAG
- a CDS encoding cation:proton antiporter, with product MEIIGYVFVIIAFARLLAEGFERLNYPGFLGEITAGMILSAVLLDMPRDQMLLMAELGLFFLMISAGLEVTPEELHYAGKKTLPLYIATYIVMLLVTLPFTGWQLNSDALIVAAIISTASAPIVLRLKRFFGEDFIHVALSYAVISEIMSLFIVYMMVRIHETPGDYTPVLESVLKDALFIGILMYVNYIIGIKHKVMIIRFLRRLKSDEAVFGLFMVLSTSLAFISDEIGLHFSIGGFMAGLMMHSDLVGTKQYDRLTTIVSGVTYGIFAPIFFAWRGLNFETELSFVVVEFFVLVYAVRLVLSSIIVRHRDVPTSVVRGAGIASFGVLGLLVGEIGFVSGVLSQHMYAMASLTSVLGIFTSATLGRAVNHYQSKASKAAA from the coding sequence ATGGAAATCATCGGGTACGTCTTCGTGATCATCGCATTCGCGAGGCTCCTTGCGGAAGGCTTTGAGAGACTGAACTATCCAGGATTTCTGGGCGAGATAACGGCGGGAATGATACTGAGCGCCGTTCTCCTGGACATGCCCAGGGACCAGATGCTCCTCATGGCCGAGCTCGGCCTTTTCTTCCTGATGATCTCGGCCGGCCTGGAGGTGACCCCCGAGGAGCTCCACTACGCCGGGAAAAAAACGCTGCCCCTCTACATAGCCACATACATCGTCATGCTGCTGGTCACGCTTCCATTCACCGGCTGGCAGCTTAACTCCGACGCCCTCATCGTGGCCGCGATAATCTCGACCGCCTCGGCGCCGATAGTCCTGAGGCTCAAGAGATTCTTCGGGGAGGACTTCATCCACGTTGCCCTATCCTACGCGGTCATAAGTGAGATAATGAGTCTGTTCATAGTCTACATGATGGTCAGGATACACGAGACGCCCGGCGACTACACCCCGGTCCTGGAGAGCGTACTGAAGGACGCACTCTTCATCGGCATCCTCATGTACGTCAACTACATCATAGGAATAAAGCACAAGGTGATGATAATACGCTTCCTCCGCAGGCTCAAGAGCGACGAGGCCGTTTTTGGCCTGTTCATGGTGCTCTCAACGTCACTGGCGTTTATCAGCGATGAGATAGGCCTCCACTTCAGCATAGGGGGCTTCATGGCAGGTTTAATGATGCACAGCGACCTGGTCGGAACGAAGCAGTACGACAGGCTCACGACCATAGTCAGCGGCGTTACGTACGGCATCTTCGCCCCGATATTCTTCGCCTGGCGCGGCCTCAACTTCGAGACCGAGCTGTCCTTCGTGGTGGTGGAGTTCTTCGTTCTGGTGTACGCCGTCAGGCTGGTGCTCTCGTCCATCATCGTCAGGCACAGGGACGTTCCAACGTCGGTCGTCAGGGGAGCGGGAATAGCAAGTTTCGGTGTTCTCGGCCTGCTCGTGGGAGAAATAGGTTTCGTCTCGGGCGTTTTAAGCCAGCACATGTACGCCATGGCCTCCCTCACCAGCGTCCTTGGAATCTTCACCTCGGCCACCCTGGGCAGGGCGGTCAACCATTACCAGTCAAAAGCCTCCAAGGCGGCCGCTTAA
- a CDS encoding pyruvoyl-dependent arginine decarboxylase, translated as MSWTTPKRAFIGAASAEGGTKLNAFDNALLKLGIGNVNLVKLSSVIPAHIEWIDEVHDVPIGMLLPTVYAHIESDEPGMTISAALGIGISENNEGGLIYEYAGYCTKEEAEEMVRKMVEEGFAMRGWKLAEFKVASASITVKDKPAAAIAAVVMFPY; from the coding sequence ATGAGCTGGACAACCCCAAAGAGGGCATTTATAGGCGCCGCCTCCGCGGAGGGAGGCACTAAGCTCAACGCGTTTGATAACGCTCTCCTCAAACTCGGCATAGGAAACGTCAACCTCGTCAAGCTGAGCAGCGTCATTCCGGCCCACATCGAGTGGATAGATGAGGTGCACGACGTCCCGATTGGAATGCTGCTGCCGACGGTCTACGCCCACATCGAGAGCGATGAGCCCGGAATGACCATCAGCGCTGCCCTGGGAATAGGCATCAGCGAGAACAACGAGGGCGGCCTCATCTACGAGTACGCCGGATACTGCACCAAGGAAGAGGCGGAGGAGATGGTCAGGAAGATGGTCGAGGAAGGCTTTGCCATGCGCGGATGGAAGCTGGCGGAGTTCAAGGTCGCCAGCGCAAGCATCACCGTTAAGGACAAGCCGGCTGCCGCCATAGCGGCCGTGGTGATGTTCCCGTACTGA
- the speE gene encoding polyamine aminopropyltransferase yields the protein MGFNEKERAFIEWYPRGYGVGFKVTDRLFETQTKYQRLELYETEGFGKLLVLDGTVQLVEVGEESYHEPLVHPVMLAHPNPRRVLIIGGGDGGTLREVLRHETVEKATMVEIDEMVIEVSKIYMNVARGAFEDPRAEVMVGDGVRYLRETDERFDVIIVDSTDPVGPAKLLFSEEFYRDAYEKLNDKGLYITQAGSVYLFTNELLDAYKAMKNVFDRVYYFSFPVIGYASPWSFLVGVKGDLDFTKVDVERAKKLDLYYYDPERHETLFQMPKYVRDLLEGR from the coding sequence ATGGGATTCAACGAGAAGGAGAGAGCATTCATAGAGTGGTACCCTCGCGGTTACGGAGTCGGTTTTAAGGTGACCGACAGGCTCTTCGAAACCCAGACAAAGTATCAGAGGCTCGAGCTGTACGAGACGGAGGGCTTCGGCAAGCTCCTCGTCCTCGACGGCACGGTTCAGCTCGTCGAGGTCGGCGAGGAGAGCTACCACGAGCCGCTGGTTCATCCCGTCATGCTCGCCCACCCAAATCCGAGGAGGGTGCTCATCATCGGGGGCGGCGACGGCGGAACCCTCAGGGAGGTTCTGAGGCACGAAACCGTTGAGAAAGCCACGATGGTCGAGATAGACGAGATGGTGATAGAGGTATCGAAGATATACATGAACGTGGCGAGGGGTGCCTTCGAGGATCCCAGGGCGGAGGTAATGGTCGGCGACGGCGTGAGGTACCTCAGGGAGACCGACGAGCGCTTTGACGTCATCATAGTGGACTCAACCGACCCAGTCGGCCCGGCGAAGCTCCTCTTCAGCGAGGAGTTCTACCGCGACGCCTACGAGAAGCTGAACGATAAGGGACTTTACATCACCCAGGCCGGGAGCGTCTACCTCTTCACCAACGAGCTCCTCGACGCCTACAAGGCCATGAAGAACGTCTTTGACCGCGTTTACTACTTCAGCTTCCCGGTAATCGGCTACGCCTCGCCCTGGAGCTTCCTCGTTGGCGTTAAGGGCGACCTAGACTTCACCAAGGTGGACGTGGAGAGGGCGAAGAAACTCGACCTCTACTACTACGACCCGGAGAGGCACGAGACGCTCTTCCAGATGCCGAAATACGTCAGGGATCTCCTTGAGGGGAGGTAA
- a CDS encoding helix-turn-helix domain-containing protein produces the protein MEDVLRTLSKTLRVFELGESEIKIYSLLQRESLTPRQIAKALGLSERIVREKLKHLLELGLVERTLVNRGWLGYVYYAKAPKEAFQELFSRIESTLRALEKEGETRIEG, from the coding sequence ATGGAAGACGTGCTCCGCACCCTATCCAAAACCCTTAGGGTCTTTGAGCTTGGAGAGTCCGAGATAAAAATCTACTCCCTTCTCCAGCGGGAGTCACTGACGCCGAGGCAGATTGCAAAAGCCCTCGGCCTCTCGGAGAGAATCGTCAGGGAAAAGCTGAAACACCTCCTTGAGCTGGGTCTGGTTGAGAGAACCCTCGTGAACAGGGGCTGGCTGGGCTACGTTTACTACGCTAAGGCTCCCAAAGAGGCTTTTCAAGAGCTGTTTAGCCGCATTGAGTCCACCCTAAGGGCCCTGGAGAAAGAGGGAGAAACGAGAATCGAAGGGTAA
- a CDS encoding UbiA prenyltransferase family protein yields the protein MTSISAVVRNLRPLEGRVYIALIGFALLMNWRNTEVYELVTAFLAGVLFVWYAFSINNCFDVDTDTKNPAKVRKNPIASGELSLKAGLLLSALLATAGTGLALTTNLKAFAVYLTMILLATAYSAPPRLKARPIVDVLSHGLFFGGLPFVYGAIVDGNLSEVEVLMAIGIAIYSFALELRNHLGDYESDLMAGLKTTPIAIGKARSELLVEVFSILAIATVLYALRPHLIVASSLMVAGRGLGMNPRTVYRIFDAAMVGAVLAAGGTVL from the coding sequence ATGACATCGATTTCAGCGGTTGTCAGGAACCTCCGGCCACTGGAGGGGAGGGTATACATAGCGCTTATTGGGTTCGCCCTTCTGATGAACTGGAGGAATACAGAAGTGTATGAGCTCGTTACGGCGTTCCTGGCGGGAGTTCTCTTCGTGTGGTACGCTTTTTCGATAAACAACTGCTTTGACGTGGACACAGATACCAAGAATCCAGCGAAGGTTAGAAAGAATCCCATAGCCTCTGGGGAACTGTCCTTAAAGGCCGGACTGTTGCTGTCGGCTCTGCTCGCAACGGCCGGAACTGGCCTGGCCCTCACAACAAACCTCAAAGCGTTTGCGGTTTATTTAACCATGATTCTCCTCGCCACGGCCTATTCAGCGCCGCCAAGGCTCAAGGCAAGGCCCATAGTGGACGTGCTGTCCCACGGCCTCTTCTTCGGAGGGCTGCCCTTCGTTTACGGGGCAATCGTCGATGGGAACCTGTCAGAAGTAGAGGTTCTCATGGCAATTGGGATAGCCATCTACTCCTTCGCCCTCGAGCTGAGGAACCACCTGGGGGACTACGAGAGCGACCTCATGGCGGGGCTGAAGACAACCCCGATAGCCATAGGAAAAGCAAGGAGCGAACTCCTTGTGGAGGTTTTCTCAATCCTGGCCATTGCAACGGTCCTCTACGCCCTCAGACCACATCTGATAGTTGCCTCATCCCTGATGGTGGCGGGGCGCGGGTTAGGTATGAATCCAAGGACTGTCTACCGCATCTTCGACGCGGCGATGGTCGGGGCCGTTTTAGCGGCAGGAGGGACAGTGTTATGA
- a CDS encoding lysylphosphatidylglycerol synthase transmembrane domain-containing protein, translating into MKKRTLLSILAFLFSVGYIVRTIEMGELREALSTADPRFLLLAFGMAFSAILVSTLRWYIVLGKLQKTSFRKTLTAILSGFYMMAFLPPSVGHAAKVKLVGGDYFKALSALAFGISLEVLILAGISLLVFGATTWGLLLLGILFLALFYDKGAYTLLSRGIAIIRPLSPKLAERLEDYLERTYSGWKRSRRDPTTFMLSLLLSVLAVLLQVAGIIAVGRAFGLPVEPLDAFKAFILSTLFASISGIPSGIGANELGITLALGSSTKSAVVAFTYKFVYQYVWSFVGAVEFYRAVGGRS; encoded by the coding sequence ATGAAGAAAAGAACCCTCCTTTCAATCCTCGCCTTCCTGTTTTCCGTAGGATACATAGTACGCACAATCGAAATGGGGGAGCTGAGAGAAGCCCTCTCCACGGCAGACCCGAGGTTTCTTCTCCTTGCCTTCGGGATGGCATTTTCAGCGATACTCGTTTCGACCCTAAGGTGGTACATCGTCCTCGGGAAGCTCCAGAAAACGAGCTTCAGGAAGACCCTCACCGCGATTCTGAGCGGTTTTTATATGATGGCCTTTCTCCCCCCGAGTGTAGGACACGCTGCCAAGGTGAAGCTCGTCGGAGGGGACTACTTCAAGGCCCTCTCGGCCCTCGCCTTCGGAATTTCCCTAGAGGTTCTAATCCTCGCCGGCATCTCCCTCCTCGTATTTGGCGCAACTACGTGGGGCCTCCTTCTGCTTGGGATTCTCTTCCTGGCCCTCTTCTACGATAAGGGTGCCTACACACTCCTCAGTAGAGGGATTGCCATAATCCGACCGCTCAGCCCCAAACTCGCCGAAAGGCTTGAAGACTATCTTGAGAGGACGTATTCAGGGTGGAAACGCTCCAGAAGGGACCCAACGACCTTTATGCTGTCCCTCCTCCTCTCGGTGCTCGCGGTGCTCCTGCAGGTGGCTGGTATAATCGCCGTTGGAAGGGCCTTCGGGCTCCCCGTTGAACCCCTTGATGCCTTCAAGGCCTTCATACTCAGCACGCTTTTTGCGAGCATAAGCGGTATTCCATCCGGCATAGGTGCGAACGAGCTCGGCATAACCCTCGCGCTGGGCTCATCGACAAAGAGCGCCGTGGTGGCGTTTACCTACAAGTTCGTCTACCAGTACGTATGGTCCTTTGTCGGGGCGGTTGAGTTTTACAGGGCCGTGGGGGGTAGGTCATGA
- a CDS encoding glycosyltransferase family 4 protein — translation MRIALVSDWYYPKVGGVASHMHHLAMHLKKRGHEVAIVTNNLKTGKEEELEELGIELRKIPGTVSPILGINLTYGLKSNRELGEYLKDFDVVHSHHAFTPLALKAVKAGRNLGKATILTTHSISFSHESRLWEALGITIPLFSHYLRYPHQIIAVSRAAEAFIRHFTDAPVRVIPNGVDDDVFRPLSEGEKERLKGELGIEGEVVLYVSRMSPRKGPHILLNAFQNLSKEMDDVTLVMAGSGEMLPFLRAQAKFLGIEDRVRFLGYVDGSLLPRLFGMADVFVLPSTTAEAFGIVILEAMAAGVPVVATDVGGIPEIIRNSRSGLLVPPGNELVLKEAVQRLLLDKELATNMGNNGRSAVEKHYSWKKVTEGIEKAYENVMQSV, via the coding sequence ATGAGGATAGCCCTCGTAAGCGACTGGTACTACCCGAAGGTCGGTGGCGTTGCAAGCCATATGCACCACCTAGCTATGCACCTGAAAAAGAGAGGGCACGAGGTTGCAATCGTGACCAACAATCTCAAAACGGGAAAGGAGGAGGAGCTTGAAGAGCTGGGCATTGAACTGAGAAAAATTCCAGGAACAGTCAGCCCTATTCTCGGAATAAACCTGACGTATGGCCTTAAATCGAACAGAGAACTCGGGGAGTACCTGAAAGATTTTGACGTGGTTCATTCCCACCACGCATTCACGCCCCTCGCCCTCAAGGCGGTGAAGGCCGGCAGAAACCTCGGAAAGGCAACCATTCTGACGACGCACAGCATATCATTTTCCCATGAATCCCGACTCTGGGAGGCCCTTGGAATAACCATACCCCTGTTCAGCCACTACCTTCGCTACCCTCACCAGATAATAGCCGTCAGTAGGGCGGCGGAGGCGTTTATAAGGCACTTCACGGACGCTCCTGTAAGGGTCATCCCCAATGGAGTTGATGATGACGTTTTCAGGCCCCTCAGCGAGGGGGAGAAAGAGCGCCTTAAGGGGGAGCTCGGCATCGAGGGAGAGGTTGTCCTCTACGTGAGCAGGATGTCCCCAAGGAAGGGGCCTCACATTCTCCTCAACGCGTTTCAGAACCTTTCAAAGGAGATGGACGATGTTACCCTCGTCATGGCGGGTTCTGGAGAGATGCTCCCGTTCCTGAGGGCACAGGCGAAGTTTCTCGGGATAGAAGACAGGGTTCGCTTCCTAGGATACGTCGATGGGTCCCTCCTCCCCAGGCTCTTCGGAATGGCCGACGTCTTTGTCCTTCCCTCAACCACAGCGGAGGCCTTTGGAATAGTCATCCTTGAGGCTATGGCCGCAGGGGTCCCTGTGGTCGCCACGGACGTTGGGGGAATCCCTGAGATAATCAGGAACAGCAGGAGCGGGCTTCTGGTGCCCCCGGGCAATGAACTGGTACTAAAAGAAGCGGTTCAAAGGCTCCTACTGGACAAAGAGCTCGCTACAAACATGGGGAACAACGGCAGAAGTGCCGTCGAGAAGCACTACTCATGGAAAAAAGTCACCGAGGGAATAGAAAAGGCTTATGAGAACGTTATGCAAAGTGTTTAA
- a CDS encoding creatininase family protein, with protein sequence MRIEELTWPEFEELKKHVDTVILPIGSVEAHGRHLPLGTDVFAPLEIGKRVEERLHGLGVEVLMAPPVWYGHTFVLDVYPGTINVASDALKAYVREIMREFAAEGFRRIVLLNGHGGNHSPLVLAAEEVAEEFPEVEIWLINWWIDFREDILSICSSQGHAGQDETSVMLAIRPELVKMENARGERRSSRVRVIRKDIGRELFPDGVNDDPSLATAEKGEAILSVVSEKIARLIAGEG encoded by the coding sequence ATGCGGATCGAAGAGCTCACCTGGCCCGAGTTCGAGGAACTGAAAAAGCATGTTGATACGGTTATACTCCCCATAGGGAGCGTTGAAGCCCACGGAAGACACCTGCCTCTGGGAACCGACGTCTTCGCCCCGCTGGAGATAGGAAAGAGGGTTGAAGAGAGGCTCCATGGGCTGGGGGTGGAGGTTCTCATGGCCCCGCCCGTGTGGTACGGACACACTTTCGTTCTCGATGTGTACCCCGGAACGATAAACGTTGCTTCAGATGCCCTGAAGGCCTACGTACGCGAGATAATGCGCGAGTTCGCCGCTGAGGGCTTTCGGAGGATAGTCCTCCTCAACGGGCACGGCGGCAACCACTCGCCGCTGGTTCTGGCGGCGGAAGAGGTCGCGGAGGAGTTCCCGGAGGTCGAAATCTGGCTCATAAACTGGTGGATAGACTTCAGGGAGGACATCCTGAGCATATGCTCCAGCCAGGGGCATGCAGGCCAGGACGAAACGTCCGTGATGCTCGCCATAAGGCCCGAACTTGTGAAGATGGAGAACGCCCGTGGGGAGAGGAGGAGCTCAAGGGTAAGGGTAATCCGGAAGGACATCGGAAGGGAGCTGTTTCCGGACGGCGTGAACGACGACCCATCCCTCGCGACGGCCGAGAAGGGCGAGGCAATTTTGAGCGTTGTGAGCGAGAAGATAGCCCGTCTCATAGCGGGGGAGGGATGA
- a CDS encoding DUF7128 family protein, whose translation MAVAELRAVIFYDRDGTRYYRCPRCGMLFRNSKDYTRHVNKAHGHLFKK comes from the coding sequence GTGGCAGTGGCGGAGCTGAGGGCGGTTATATTCTACGACCGCGACGGCACCCGCTACTACCGCTGCCCGCGCTGCGGAATGCTCTTCAGGAACTCCAAGGACTACACAAGGCACGTCAACAAGGCGCACGGCCATCTCTTCAAGAAGTGA
- a CDS encoding cell wall-binding repeat-containing protein has translation MAKRALTLALILLVFSSFLVPLSSAQGAKGEKPKYDLIIVRNDDMIDYIVALPYAKMLDVPILPVNPKELDPGTIAQLQSYAQFGWNHVLIIGDSQAVSDTVQDELLNMGFVVERIGGAVRTETAAKLALHFYPNGADIVVVASSSDYGSALAAARWAMIYGYPLLLTQEDALSDSTANAIKKLNPELVELMGAGMSKDVQTKIEAMGYQTYWVKENLEIRLPEQPKETNWVLIIAAVILSLAVAIPVSLYYAKKRWAANRVPIEVLTEKERIVVKAILEKGGVIKQEELPELTGYSRPTISRIIQELEKKQLVEREKVGKTFIVKLTKEIILRE, from the coding sequence ATGGCTAAAAGGGCCTTGACGTTGGCGCTCATCCTGCTCGTGTTTTCGTCCTTCCTCGTCCCCCTCTCCTCCGCACAGGGGGCGAAGGGGGAGAAGCCCAAGTACGATTTAATCATCGTTAGGAACGACGATATGATTGACTACATCGTCGCGCTTCCCTACGCCAAGATGCTCGACGTTCCTATTCTTCCGGTTAACCCGAAGGAGCTCGACCCGGGGACGATAGCCCAGCTCCAGAGCTACGCCCAGTTCGGGTGGAACCACGTGCTCATAATAGGCGACTCTCAGGCCGTCAGCGACACAGTCCAGGACGAACTGCTGAACATGGGCTTCGTCGTCGAGAGAATAGGCGGCGCGGTTAGAACTGAAACGGCCGCAAAGCTGGCGCTTCACTTCTATCCGAACGGAGCGGACATAGTCGTCGTAGCCAGCTCCAGCGACTACGGCTCGGCTCTGGCCGCTGCCAGGTGGGCGATGATATACGGCTACCCCCTCCTCCTCACCCAGGAGGATGCGCTCTCCGATTCGACGGCCAACGCGATAAAGAAGCTCAATCCCGAGCTCGTGGAGCTGATGGGTGCCGGCATGTCAAAGGACGTCCAGACCAAGATAGAGGCCATGGGCTACCAGACCTACTGGGTCAAGGAGAACCTGGAGATAAGGCTCCCGGAGCAGCCAAAGGAAACCAACTGGGTGCTGATAATAGCCGCGGTGATACTCTCGCTGGCCGTTGCGATTCCGGTTTCCCTCTACTACGCCAAGAAGCGCTGGGCCGCCAACAGGGTTCCCATCGAGGTGCTGACTGAAAAGGAGCGCATAGTTGTCAAGGCCATCCTGGAGAAGGGCGGCGTCATCAAGCAGGAGGAACTGCCGGAGCTCACTGGCTACTCTAGGCCGACGATAAGCAGGATCATCCAGGAGCTTGAGAAGAAGCAGCTCGTCGAAAGGGAGAAAGTCGGAAAGACCTTCATAGTCAAGCTCACGAAGGAGATAATCCTCAGGGAGTGA